The proteins below come from a single uncultured Dethiosulfovibrio sp. genomic window:
- the rpoD gene encoding RNA polymerase sigma factor RpoD, which yields MKNLVDQQDAGDDLEVELDQAEVVLDQYLDKIKDILLEGQSKGYVTKDDIERHMNHHILNEALLDKIYENLEALGINIHKPEDSEACEEEDSLPVITCESSSSDLGSISDPVRMYLREIGTIPLLTQQQEVELAKSIEEGDKEAKSKLVEANLRLVVSIAKKYMGRGMLFLDLIQEGNLGLIRAVEKFDYTRGYKFSTYATWWIRQAITRAIADQARTIRIPVHMVETINKVMRTSRNLVQSLGREPSDEEIAAEMGIDPSKVVQIKRVAQEPVSLESPVGEEDDSELGDFIEDKDMISPDESTSMEFLRGQLDKVLDGLTDREQQVLRLRFGFDDGQCYTLEDVGKRFGVTRERIRQIEAKALRKLRHPSRTVTLKDYMS from the coding sequence ATGAAAAATCTCGTTGATCAACAGGACGCAGGTGACGACCTAGAGGTTGAATTAGACCAAGCCGAGGTCGTTCTGGATCAGTATCTCGATAAGATCAAAGATATCCTTCTGGAGGGGCAGAGCAAGGGGTATGTAACCAAAGACGACATAGAACGGCACATGAACCACCATATTCTGAATGAAGCTCTTTTGGACAAGATCTACGAAAATCTGGAGGCACTAGGCATCAATATCCATAAACCGGAGGACTCGGAGGCATGCGAGGAAGAGGACTCTCTTCCCGTTATAACCTGTGAATCATCATCGTCCGATCTAGGATCGATATCCGACCCGGTCAGAATGTATCTCAGGGAAATCGGCACCATCCCTCTTCTCACCCAGCAACAGGAGGTCGAGCTTGCAAAAAGCATAGAAGAAGGGGATAAAGAGGCCAAGTCCAAGTTAGTGGAGGCCAATCTCCGTCTGGTCGTCAGTATAGCTAAGAAGTATATGGGAAGAGGAATGCTTTTTCTGGATCTCATCCAAGAGGGTAATCTCGGCTTGATCAGGGCGGTTGAAAAGTTCGACTACACTAGAGGCTATAAATTCAGCACCTATGCGACCTGGTGGATAAGACAGGCCATTACCAGGGCTATCGCCGATCAGGCTAGGACTATTAGAATACCTGTTCATATGGTTGAGACGATCAATAAAGTAATGAGAACCTCTAGAAATCTAGTTCAAAGCCTGGGTCGAGAGCCCTCGGATGAGGAAATTGCCGCAGAGATGGGTATAGACCCCTCAAAGGTGGTCCAGATAAAGCGGGTGGCCCAGGAGCCTGTCTCCCTGGAATCCCCGGTAGGGGAGGAAGACGACAGCGAGCTTGGGGACTTTATAGAGGACAAGGATATGATAAGTCCCGATGAATCGACCTCGATGGAATTTCTAAGGGGACAGCTCGACAAGGTCTTAGATGGCTTGACGGACAGAGAACAGCAGGTGCTCAGGCTTAGGTTCGGCTTTGACGACGGTCAGTGTTATACCTTAGAGGACGTAGGTAAAAGATTCGGTGTCACCAGAGAGCGCATTCGCCAGATAGAGGCTAAAGCCCTCAGGAAACTTCGCCACCCGAGCAGAACGGTGACTCTGAAAGATTATATGTCTTGA
- a CDS encoding RNA-binding S4 domain-containing protein — MTIRVDKYLKLSRLVKRRTVAQEMVDVGAVRISGRKVKPSADVKVGDILEVAFPRRLLKVEILVDDESALKRKGVEPYRMLLDEKLSPEDKVWG; from the coding sequence ATGACTATTAGAGTAGATAAATATCTTAAGCTTTCTAGGTTGGTGAAGAGGCGGACGGTGGCCCAGGAAATGGTGGACGTCGGTGCGGTGAGGATCTCCGGGCGAAAGGTAAAACCCTCTGCGGACGTAAAAGTAGGCGATATCCTGGAGGTAGCCTTCCCTAGGAGGCTCCTAAAGGTCGAGATTCTCGTAGATGACGAATCTGCGCTCAAAAGAAAGGGAGTAGAGCCTTACCGGATGCTTCTGGACGAAAAGCTTTCCCCGGAGGATAAAGTCTGGGGCTGA
- the eno gene encoding phosphopyruvate hydratase, with protein sequence MSTIVGIHGREILDSRGNPTVEVEVILESGVVGMAAVPSGASTGTFEAVELRDGGDRYMGKGVLKAVENVNDRIAPEIIGMDVAEQAYVDRAMIDLDGTANKEVLGANAILGVSMAVARAASIYFDMPLWNYLGGLGPFSLPTPMMNVINGGAHADNNLDIQEFMVMPYGADSFSEALRMNTEVYHHLKGMLKKKGYSTALGDEGGFAPNLGSNREGFDILVEAIEKAGYRPGDQIGIAVDVAASEIFSDGIYTFKGEGKKFSSEELNDYYAGLCDDYPIVSIEDGMAEDDWNGFALMTSTLGKKIQIVGDDLFVTNRERLARGIKENSANAILIKLNQIGSLSETLDVIRTARNAGFATVISHRSGETADSFIADLSVAVGAGQIKTGAPARTDRVEKYNQLLRIEEAIGDNSPYSGISAINCSRR encoded by the coding sequence ATGAGCACTATAGTAGGAATACACGGTAGGGAGATACTGGACTCAAGGGGAAATCCTACGGTGGAGGTCGAGGTTATCCTTGAATCAGGGGTAGTTGGGATGGCTGCTGTTCCATCAGGAGCCTCTACCGGTACCTTTGAGGCCGTGGAATTGCGGGACGGTGGCGATCGCTATATGGGAAAAGGGGTTCTCAAGGCGGTGGAGAACGTCAACGACAGGATAGCACCGGAGATAATTGGAATGGACGTCGCAGAACAGGCCTATGTGGATCGAGCGATGATAGATCTCGATGGTACTGCCAATAAAGAGGTCCTTGGGGCAAACGCTATTCTCGGTGTCTCTATGGCCGTAGCTAGGGCCGCCTCCATCTATTTTGACATGCCCCTTTGGAACTATTTAGGTGGGTTAGGTCCTTTCTCTCTCCCCACACCTATGATGAACGTCATAAACGGTGGGGCCCATGCGGATAACAACCTGGATATCCAGGAGTTTATGGTTATGCCCTACGGTGCGGATAGTTTTTCAGAGGCACTGAGAATGAACACCGAGGTTTACCATCACCTTAAAGGTATGTTGAAGAAGAAAGGTTACTCCACCGCCCTGGGGGATGAAGGTGGTTTTGCCCCTAACCTAGGCAGCAATAGGGAAGGATTCGATATTCTCGTCGAGGCGATAGAGAAAGCCGGTTATCGTCCTGGAGATCAGATAGGTATCGCCGTGGACGTCGCAGCGTCGGAGATCTTCTCCGATGGCATCTATACCTTCAAAGGGGAAGGTAAAAAATTCTCCTCTGAAGAACTGAACGATTATTATGCCGGTCTCTGCGACGACTATCCTATCGTTTCCATCGAAGACGGAATGGCTGAGGATGATTGGAATGGTTTTGCTCTTATGACCTCTACATTAGGTAAAAAAATTCAGATCGTCGGTGACGACCTTTTCGTCACCAACAGAGAGAGACTTGCGAGGGGAATAAAAGAAAACTCCGCTAACGCTATTCTCATAAAACTAAACCAGATAGGGTCTCTATCCGAAACACTTGACGTAATAAGGACAGCTAGAAACGCCGGCTTTGCAACGGTTATATCCCACAGATCGGGAGAGACCGCCGACTCCTTTATCGCCGACCTATCGGTGGCGGTAGGGGCTGGTCAGATAAAGACCGGTGCTCCTGCCAGAACCGACAGAGTTGAGAAGTACAATCAGCTGCTCAGAATAGAAGAGGCTATCGGGGATAACTCGCCTTATTCTGGCATCTCTGCCATAAACTGCAGCAGAAGATAA
- a CDS encoding redox-sensing transcriptional repressor Rex, translated as MKVAEPTVERLVQYRRLLERLVQEDVSVVSSRDIGDMLGYKASQVRKDLSYFGEIGKRGVGYGVERLLSHVEDILAPPKKWRIGLVGVGRLGEAIIDHKAFLSQDYEIVALFDVSEKKIGKVFLGKPCFSLTDMPKKLSELDIDVIMLTVPKEAAQSCVDIATSSGVIRGILNFSPSSISVPEGVIVYSVDISVELEKLLFYLKH; from the coding sequence ATGAAGGTCGCTGAACCGACGGTGGAGCGTCTGGTGCAATACCGACGGCTCCTTGAGCGTTTAGTTCAGGAAGATGTGTCGGTGGTCTCGTCCAGAGATATCGGGGATATGCTCGGTTATAAAGCCAGCCAGGTCAGGAAGGACCTATCCTACTTTGGAGAAATAGGAAAACGAGGGGTAGGATACGGCGTAGAGAGGTTGCTCTCTCACGTAGAGGATATTCTCGCACCGCCTAAGAAATGGCGAATAGGCCTAGTGGGAGTCGGTCGTTTAGGAGAAGCGATTATAGACCACAAGGCGTTCCTATCACAGGACTACGAGATAGTCGCTCTTTTTGACGTCTCGGAGAAAAAAATAGGCAAAGTTTTTTTAGGTAAGCCCTGTTTTTCCCTTACGGATATGCCGAAAAAACTGTCTGAGCTGGATATAGATGTCATAATGCTCACCGTTCCAAAGGAAGCTGCTCAGTCATGTGTGGATATAGCTACCTCCAGCGGAGTAATCCGGGGAATCCTGAACTTTTCCCCTTCCTCTATCTCCGTGCCAGAGGGAGTGATAGTCTACTCTGTAGACATATCCGTAGAGCTTGAAAAATTGTTGTTCTATCTCAAACACTGA
- the yajC gene encoding preprotein translocase subunit YajC, which yields MSQSGQAGAMQMFFPLVIFVVIFYFFIIRPQKKRQKKHDDLIGSLGRGDRVITAGGFIGIVREIKDDSFILEISEGVKVRVLKGSVSSKMAVEAGESQKTSKDETKSDSDSSKVGLSKDNPEDSK from the coding sequence TTGAGTCAAAGCGGGCAGGCAGGAGCAATGCAGATGTTTTTTCCCCTGGTTATATTCGTCGTCATATTCTATTTCTTCATAATCAGACCACAGAAGAAGAGACAGAAGAAACACGATGACCTTATAGGGTCTTTGGGCAGGGGCGATAGGGTTATCACCGCTGGTGGATTTATCGGCATCGTCAGGGAAATCAAGGATGATAGCTTCATATTGGAGATCTCCGAGGGCGTAAAAGTAAGAGTCCTTAAGGGATCGGTCTCCAGCAAAATGGCTGTCGAAGCAGGGGAGTCTCAAAAGACCTCTAAGGATGAGACCAAGTCGGATTCCGACTCCAGCAAGGTTGGGCTCTCCAAGGACAATCCGGAAGACTCTAAGTAG
- the secD gene encoding protein translocase subunit SecD, which yields MLRKDRWRLGLVAVVIIAAVASVFPVKGRINLGLDLKGGAHIVLQAKGTEENPLTHDSVERLLVVLRNRVDQYGVSEPLIQREGQDRVIVDLPGVENPEHALDLIGKTALLEFRQVLQATGSLPPKAERPNYDSDEQYQTAVERWNEVKEQRDQLEVRLREEAASDSSTRVAVDESGRIYLLGSPYVTGKDLKDAKTTYDNLGRPVVSLEFNDQGAKLFDEATSENVGNQIAIVLDGSVVSAPVVQERISGGAAQISGRFTPEEARNLAIMLRAGALPVPVDILENRSVGPTLGADSIQAGLKAGIIGCVLVVLFMLLYYRVLGLAADVALVVTMLILFALLISFKATLTLPGIAGIILTIGMAVDGNILIYERIKEEYRDGKTPFASLEAGFKKAFKTILDANVTTLIAASVLYYFGSGPIRGFALTLTFGIVASVFSALLVTRVLLQVMVGRNGIPSLSRRNQ from the coding sequence ATGCTGAGAAAAGATCGTTGGCGGCTGGGATTGGTGGCCGTCGTCATCATCGCAGCGGTGGCATCGGTCTTCCCTGTAAAGGGAAGAATTAACCTGGGACTTGACCTCAAAGGCGGGGCTCACATAGTCCTCCAGGCTAAAGGTACCGAGGAAAATCCTCTTACCCACGACAGCGTTGAGAGGTTGCTTGTCGTGCTCAGAAACCGTGTTGACCAGTATGGTGTGTCGGAGCCCCTCATTCAGAGAGAGGGACAGGATAGGGTTATCGTTGACCTGCCAGGGGTGGAAAACCCGGAGCACGCCCTTGATCTCATAGGCAAGACTGCCCTTCTTGAGTTCCGCCAAGTTCTACAGGCGACGGGATCTCTTCCCCCAAAGGCGGAGCGGCCTAACTACGACTCCGACGAGCAGTATCAGACTGCGGTGGAGAGATGGAACGAGGTAAAAGAACAAAGAGATCAGCTTGAGGTAAGACTCAGGGAAGAAGCGGCCTCCGATAGCTCCACTAGGGTCGCTGTCGACGAATCAGGCCGAATTTATCTTCTCGGTTCGCCCTACGTGACAGGCAAAGATCTCAAAGACGCAAAGACTACCTACGATAACCTCGGTCGGCCTGTTGTCAGCCTGGAGTTTAACGACCAGGGGGCTAAGCTATTTGATGAGGCAACCTCAGAGAACGTAGGTAACCAAATTGCCATAGTCCTTGACGGATCGGTTGTATCCGCTCCTGTCGTTCAAGAGCGTATAAGCGGTGGGGCTGCTCAGATCTCCGGTCGATTTACCCCTGAAGAAGCCAGAAACCTCGCTATAATGCTAAGGGCAGGTGCCCTCCCTGTTCCGGTGGATATCCTTGAAAATCGCTCCGTTGGACCTACCCTTGGAGCTGACTCAATTCAAGCAGGGTTAAAAGCTGGAATCATCGGTTGCGTTTTGGTTGTCCTGTTTATGCTCCTTTACTACAGGGTTCTCGGGTTAGCTGCGGATGTCGCTTTAGTCGTTACCATGCTGATACTCTTTGCCCTGCTTATAAGCTTTAAAGCCACTCTGACCCTCCCCGGTATCGCCGGTATTATTCTGACCATAGGTATGGCGGTAGACGGTAATATACTGATCTACGAGAGAATAAAAGAGGAATACAGGGATGGTAAGACCCCCTTTGCGTCCCTGGAAGCGGGGTTTAAAAAGGCCTTCAAGACCATCCTGGATGCCAACGTCACGACCCTTATCGCTGCCTCGGTCCTCTATTATTTCGGGAGTGGTCCGATCAGAGGTTTTGCGCTGACCCTTACTTTCGGGATAGTGGCCAGCGTTTTTAGCGCTCTTTTGGTGACAAGGGTCCTGCTTCAGGTAATGGTGGGACGCAACGGCATTCCTTCTCTGTCCCGTAGAAATCAATAG
- the secF gene encoding protein translocase subunit SecF, with protein sequence MEKLAKYRFNLMGYRRQAMAVSAILILISLGSLLTKGLNLGIDFTGGNLVQIEFQTPVKVGDVRDVLAKTGQESAVIQAYSDRGVIIRLKAEEEGVRQRAVEALRSKYETLQVLRFEKVGPVVGQQLRQEAFIALGLALLGILAYITVRFQFRFAAASVVALLHDTIITLGVFSLTGREISVTFIAAILTIVGYSLNDTIVVLDRVRENWKHLRSWGIDDTMNVSINQTLSRTINTSLTTFLPVLAFYIWGGPVLSNFSFALMVGILVGTYSSIYVASSILDEWFKKSPSKG encoded by the coding sequence ATGGAAAAATTAGCTAAGTATCGTTTTAATTTAATGGGCTACCGTCGCCAAGCTATGGCGGTAAGTGCGATTCTCATACTGATAAGCTTAGGCTCCCTTCTGACAAAGGGATTGAACCTAGGAATAGATTTTACCGGTGGAAATCTAGTTCAAATAGAGTTTCAAACACCTGTTAAGGTCGGAGATGTCAGAGACGTTTTGGCCAAAACGGGCCAGGAAAGTGCGGTAATACAGGCCTATAGCGACAGAGGCGTTATCATACGCCTCAAAGCGGAGGAAGAGGGCGTGAGGCAGCGTGCGGTAGAGGCTCTCCGCTCCAAATACGAAACCCTTCAGGTCCTGAGATTTGAAAAAGTAGGCCCTGTCGTGGGGCAGCAGCTTAGGCAAGAGGCTTTTATAGCCCTTGGTCTCGCTTTGCTAGGTATACTGGCCTACATAACCGTTCGTTTTCAGTTTAGGTTTGCCGCTGCTAGCGTCGTGGCCCTTCTGCATGACACTATAATAACCCTTGGGGTTTTCAGTCTCACCGGCAGAGAGATTTCGGTTACCTTTATCGCGGCGATTCTCACCATCGTTGGATACTCTCTCAACGATACTATCGTGGTCCTGGATAGGGTCAGGGAAAATTGGAAGCATCTGAGAAGCTGGGGCATCGATGACACGATGAATGTATCGATAAACCAGACCCTCTCAAGGACAATAAACACCTCCTTAACCACCTTTCTCCCGGTTTTAGCCTTCTACATCTGGGGGGGGCCTGTTCTGTCCAACTTCTCTTTTGCCCTTATGGTGGGGATTTTGGTAGGTACTTATAGCTCTATCTACGTGGCCAGCTCGATACTTGACGAGTGGTTTAAAAAATCCCCGTCAAAGGGATAA
- a CDS encoding DHH family phosphoesterase codes for MSKRLNLDLQECLSDLDIGPGSAETALEWGKSVPGARVMVYGDYDADGVCSSALAVEMARESGARSVHYYLPHRQKEGYGVHLNIIKKALKGGIETLIVTDCGSKDVESIEYAVDNGMNVIVFDHHSVEGNVIDIKPFVNPQRGGSGEAKNLCATAVLWSWAFCEGILPPRWLMERLDLVALSTVGDCVSMGYLNRALVREGLTVLKGSKRPGLARLVDRLGLIKDDIDESSLAMKLVPCLNAAGRMDVADLSLSVILTGDLSSIDRLEDLNIRRKEISSDIAADIAKKFENYVEHVMYNQDWPVGLLSAIASRLCSRYSLGFALAAPSGKGIKGTLRVPDGGNAVEILSELDPLLDSWGGHPHAAGFSVSNSRWEELSSALEIKLRSIEVAEKPETVVDYDPSMFDLLIWKDLNRIGPFGQDNPFPCFFTSREGGERLIPLGEGGVHAKIESGSKKLIAFNGASQHRSMESIRGWVYRPSINSWRGRKNLQFIVEKIVTF; via the coding sequence ATGTCCAAACGCTTAAACCTGGATCTTCAGGAATGTTTAAGCGATCTAGATATCGGCCCAGGCTCTGCGGAGACCGCCCTTGAATGGGGTAAATCCGTTCCTGGGGCTAGGGTTATGGTTTACGGTGATTATGACGCCGACGGAGTATGCTCATCTGCCCTTGCTGTGGAGATGGCCAGGGAATCTGGAGCTAGATCGGTCCATTATTATCTCCCCCACCGACAAAAAGAGGGCTATGGAGTTCACTTAAATATCATAAAAAAAGCCCTTAAAGGTGGTATAGAGACCCTTATCGTTACCGACTGTGGCTCTAAAGACGTGGAATCCATCGAATATGCCGTCGATAACGGAATGAACGTAATAGTATTTGATCATCACTCTGTCGAAGGAAATGTCATAGATATTAAGCCTTTTGTTAATCCTCAAAGAGGAGGGTCTGGAGAGGCAAAAAACTTATGTGCTACCGCCGTACTGTGGAGCTGGGCGTTCTGTGAAGGTATTCTGCCTCCTAGGTGGCTAATGGAAAGATTGGACTTGGTCGCTCTGTCCACCGTTGGAGACTGTGTAAGTATGGGGTATCTTAACAGGGCTTTGGTTCGGGAAGGTCTTACCGTCCTCAAAGGCTCCAAAAGGCCGGGTTTAGCCAGGCTTGTCGACCGTCTTGGCTTGATAAAAGACGATATCGACGAAAGTTCATTGGCTATGAAGCTGGTTCCCTGTCTAAATGCCGCTGGACGAATGGACGTAGCGGACCTTTCGTTATCGGTGATTCTAACAGGAGATCTCTCCTCGATAGATCGGTTAGAAGACCTTAACATCAGAAGAAAAGAGATTTCCAGCGATATAGCTGCAGACATAGCTAAAAAATTTGAAAATTACGTTGAACACGTTATGTATAACCAAGATTGGCCGGTCGGCTTGCTAAGTGCAATCGCTAGTAGACTTTGCTCAAGGTACTCCCTTGGCTTTGCCTTGGCGGCTCCCTCCGGTAAGGGGATAAAGGGGACTTTAAGGGTCCCTGACGGAGGAAATGCGGTAGAGATTCTATCGGAGTTGGATCCCCTGCTTGATTCCTGGGGAGGTCATCCACATGCTGCTGGTTTCTCTGTCAGCAATTCCAGATGGGAAGAGCTTTCTTCAGCGTTAGAGATAAAGCTTAGATCGATTGAAGTGGCGGAAAAGCCGGAAACGGTGGTAGACTATGATCCATCTATGTTTGACCTTCTGATCTGGAAAGATCTGAATCGTATAGGTCCCTTTGGACAGGATAACCCATTCCCCTGTTTTTTTACCTCTCGAGAGGGAGGGGAGAGGTTAATTCCTCTTGGAGAAGGAGGAGTTCACGCTAAAATAGAGTCTGGATCAAAAAAACTAATAGCCTTTAACGGAGCTTCCCAGCATAGATCGATGGAGAGTATCCGTGGCTGGGTCTATAGACCTAGCATCAACTCCTGGAGAGGTCGAAAGAATCTTCAGTTCATAGTGGAAAAAATCGTGACGTTTTAA
- a CDS encoding bifunctional (p)ppGpp synthetase/guanosine-3',5'-bis(diphosphate) 3'-pyrophosphohydrolase, whose product MTGDLKKTSSKKEMFSLRDSFMGRIPESQRSVTVKFAWQELWSKVSRYLSREELMDLGEALIFAAVSHGDQKRGTGEPYIIHCVYVASLLADMKMDLQTMQAALLHDCIEDTVVTKEELVERFGSEVGILVDGVTKLGKLPFKSFEDYQAENLRKMFLVMAKDIRVVLIKLADRTHNMRTLGALRKDKQQRIAKETLEIYAPLAHRLGIYQVKRTLEDLAFKYYDPNMYYEIRKKVQKRLPEREATIKKAIEELESRLKDHGIDAFIKGRAKHFYSILEKMNRKGLSVDQLYDLLAMRVTVDDVTTCYTVLGIVHTVWKPIPGQFDDYIANPKNNMYQSLHTTVVGPSGEPMEVQIRTWEMHWLAEYGVAAHWRYKEGSNKMDDLDTKLEWIRQAIEGGQETRPEEFMERLKDDVLTSDVFVFTPQGDVKSLPRGASPVDFAFAIHTQVGNQYVGAMVNNRIVPADYELQNGDIVKVLTSPQGKPSRDWLKVVKSSKAKLKIRNYFKHLDSVAKSEAIQRGRELLERELKKRYPDQSNSHSQDDIGAALNKIARDMGYNNGEDVFYSIGSNAHSPGSIAARISAILPDSPGDLYGIVPEPAPQKMVRKDNLDIFVEGAEGVLVKLSDCCKPIPGDSIVGFSTRVRGITVHRENCANISKIPSERLIQVSWGHTGKKRYEARIIVDALDRPGLFSDVAQAVSQAESSLPSVKANQIGGGQARMKLEVTVRNLEHLYTVIARINTVKNVIDVNRG is encoded by the coding sequence ATGACCGGTGATTTAAAGAAAACCTCCAGTAAAAAGGAGATGTTCTCCCTTAGAGACAGTTTTATGGGCCGTATTCCCGAAAGCCAGCGCTCTGTTACCGTTAAATTTGCCTGGCAGGAACTCTGGTCCAAGGTCTCTCGGTATCTGTCCAGAGAGGAACTTATGGATCTTGGGGAGGCCCTGATATTTGCCGCAGTGTCTCATGGAGACCAAAAAAGAGGAACAGGAGAGCCCTATATAATACACTGTGTTTACGTAGCGTCCCTTCTGGCGGATATGAAGATGGATCTTCAGACGATGCAGGCGGCCCTTCTCCACGACTGTATCGAGGACACTGTCGTAACTAAAGAGGAGCTTGTCGAGCGCTTTGGCTCTGAGGTTGGAATTCTGGTGGATGGGGTAACTAAGCTTGGGAAACTTCCCTTTAAATCCTTTGAGGACTATCAGGCGGAAAATCTCCGGAAGATGTTCTTGGTCATGGCTAAAGACATTCGAGTAGTGTTGATCAAACTCGCGGATAGAACCCATAACATGAGGACTTTAGGTGCTCTAAGAAAGGACAAGCAACAGAGGATAGCAAAGGAAACTTTGGAAATATACGCTCCTTTGGCCCACCGTCTTGGTATATATCAGGTAAAGAGGACCCTTGAGGATCTTGCTTTTAAATATTACGACCCTAATATGTACTACGAGATAAGAAAAAAAGTCCAAAAAAGGCTCCCTGAGAGGGAAGCCACTATAAAAAAAGCTATAGAAGAGTTGGAGAGTAGACTTAAAGACCACGGTATAGATGCCTTTATAAAGGGACGAGCTAAACATTTTTACAGTATTTTAGAAAAGATGAATCGAAAAGGTCTGTCGGTGGATCAGCTATACGATCTGCTGGCAATGAGGGTGACCGTAGATGATGTTACCACCTGCTACACCGTTTTAGGCATAGTACACACAGTATGGAAGCCCATACCAGGCCAGTTTGACGACTACATAGCTAATCCCAAGAACAATATGTACCAGTCCCTTCACACCACTGTAGTTGGTCCCTCTGGAGAGCCGATGGAGGTTCAAATAAGGACCTGGGAGATGCACTGGTTGGCGGAATACGGTGTCGCAGCTCACTGGAGATATAAAGAGGGCTCCAATAAAATGGACGATCTAGATACCAAGCTCGAGTGGATCAGACAGGCCATCGAGGGAGGACAGGAGACGAGGCCAGAGGAGTTTATGGAGCGCCTTAAAGACGATGTGCTCACCTCCGACGTGTTCGTGTTTACCCCTCAAGGAGACGTTAAATCCCTTCCAAGAGGGGCCTCTCCTGTCGATTTTGCCTTCGCTATACACACTCAGGTAGGTAACCAGTACGTAGGTGCTATGGTCAATAATCGTATCGTTCCGGCGGACTACGAGCTTCAAAACGGCGATATAGTCAAGGTGCTGACCTCCCCTCAGGGCAAGCCGTCGAGAGACTGGCTCAAAGTCGTTAAGAGTAGCAAAGCTAAACTCAAGATAAGAAACTACTTCAAACATCTCGACTCGGTAGCAAAATCGGAGGCTATTCAAAGGGGCAGAGAGCTTCTGGAAAGGGAGCTTAAGAAGAGATACCCAGATCAGAGCAATTCTCACTCTCAGGACGATATAGGCGCCGCTTTAAATAAAATAGCTCGAGATATGGGGTACAATAACGGCGAGGACGTATTTTACTCTATTGGATCAAACGCCCACTCTCCTGGATCTATAGCTGCCCGAATATCCGCTATCTTGCCCGATTCTCCTGGCGATTTGTACGGCATTGTTCCCGAGCCAGCACCTCAGAAAATGGTAAGGAAAGATAACCTGGATATTTTCGTCGAAGGAGCAGAGGGTGTTCTGGTAAAACTCTCCGACTGCTGTAAACCGATTCCAGGAGATAGCATAGTCGGCTTCTCTACCAGAGTTAGAGGAATTACCGTCCATAGGGAGAACTGTGCCAATATATCTAAAATACCCTCAGAGAGGCTTATCCAGGTATCCTGGGGACATACAGGCAAAAAACGATATGAAGCCAGAATTATAGTCGATGCACTGGATAGACCTGGCCTTTTTTCCGACGTCGCTCAGGCGGTCTCTCAGGCTGAGTCTAGTCTGCCTTCGGTAAAGGCAAATCAAATCGGCGGAGGACAGGCCAGGATGAAACTTGAGGTTACCGTTAGAAACTTAGAACATCTTTATACCGTTATAGCCAGAATAAATACCGTTAAAAATGTGATAGATGTAAATAGGGGGTAA
- the dtd gene encoding D-aminoacyl-tRNA deacylase encodes MKAVVQRVLSSAVVVDGKEVGRVGKGFCVLLGVTHGDGPDQVRWLSDKIASLRVFEDQNGKLNLSLKEVDGQVLVVSQFTLYADCRKGRRPSFVEAAEPVEAKKLYELFVDELKAKGLSVATGVFQAHMNLEIHNDGPVTLIIETPEV; translated from the coding sequence ATGAAGGCTGTTGTTCAGCGAGTTTTAAGCTCAGCTGTAGTTGTAGACGGTAAAGAAGTCGGAAGGGTAGGTAAGGGCTTCTGTGTCCTCCTAGGTGTAACCCATGGAGACGGACCGGATCAGGTTAGATGGCTTTCGGATAAAATAGCCTCTCTGAGGGTGTTTGAGGATCAAAATGGGAAACTCAACCTCTCTTTAAAGGAAGTAGATGGTCAGGTTCTCGTTGTCTCTCAGTTTACCTTATACGCCGATTGCAGAAAAGGAAGGAGGCCTTCCTTCGTGGAGGCTGCGGAACCTGTTGAGGCTAAAAAACTTTACGAGCTTTTTGTGGATGAGCTAAAAGCCAAAGGGCTATCGGTCGCAACCGGTGTCTTTCAGGCTCATATGAATCTTGAGATACACAACGATGGTCCGGTAACTTTGATTATTGAAACCCCGGAGGTTTGA